The genomic stretch AGCCAAATCAGTTGGGCGTCTTGGAAAAGAAAGGCCTGCCGGGCTGCGAAAAAATTGCCCTTTTTCTCGCGCGCCGGAACGCCCAAGGCCTCGGCCAGCTCGCCTTTCTCATCAGCCAAAAGCGTGAAGGGAAGTTGGTATTTGGCTGCAAAGGCTTTTTGCGCCTCGGGAGAATCGTAGCTGACTCCAAAGACCGTCACGCCAGCCTCCTGCAAGGCGGTGTAGGCATCCCGTAGACTGCAGGCTTGTTTGGTGCAGCCCGGAGTGTCCGCCTTGGGATAGAAATAAATCAGCGTATAGCCCTCGGCCCCCGCCTCTGGAAAGACCACTGGCTCTCCCTCTTGATTGGGCACGGTTACTCTTGGCAAAGCTTCCCCAGGTTCCATTGGAGCAGCCATGGCCGAGAAGACAGAAAGGAGCAAGGCGGGAAGACAGAGATTTTTCATGGGCGAACGGGATCAGTGGACTGAAAACGTGCTAGGCTCCTGGCTTCTTTCTCTGAAATCCATGCCTGAAATCGCTCTCCTCCGTGAAATCGCGGCCGCCTTCTCCCTCGAGCGCTCGCCTGAGGAGAGCACTC from Verrucomicrobiota bacterium encodes the following:
- a CDS encoding peroxiredoxin, which gives rise to MKNLCLPALLLSVFSAMAAPMEPGEALPRVTVPNQEGEPVVFPEAGAEGYTLIYFYPKADTPGCTKQACSLRDAYTALQEAGVTVFGVSYDSPEAQKAFAAKYQLPFTLLADEKGELAEALGVPAREKKGNFFAARQAFLFQDAQLIWLDRKASTEQQAADVLAVLAEED